The nucleotide window tgggggtggaGCATTGTACTTTCAggcctgcaagattctgtcaatggaGCTTTACAGTAAAAtcgaattagctcatctggttgcgATTCCCGTTTGGTTCACCCCGCAAGGCCGACAGGCCCAGAGGAGCCGCTTGGTCTGCGCCTCACCTGGGCGATGGCTTCCCTGCCAgcctttccttccccccccccagtgcatTCCTTATTCTGTGCTGCTGAAAGACCTGGACATGCGGAACCTCCGGGAGCTGGAAGATCTCATCATTGAAGCTGTTTACACTGACATCATCCAAGGCAAACTGGATCAGCGGAACCAAGTGCTAGAAGTGGATTTCTGCATCGGCCGGGACATCCAAAGGAAGGACATCAGCAACATCATTAAAACCCTCAATGAGTGGTAAGCtgtgcccctccctccctccatctggCCTCAGGGTTTGGGGGCCTCCCCTCTCCCCAATTTAGGCCGCACTGCCGCCTTTCCAGCTCATCCCTTCTCCCTGTCAGTGACTGTGCAAGTGTTGTGTCGGCAGGTGTGATGGGTGTGAAGCTGTTCTGTTAGGAATCGAGCAGCAGGTACTCAGGGCCAACCAGTACAAAGAGAACCATAACCGAACTCAGCAACAGGTGGAGACGGAGGTAGGTGCATCGTGCTACTTGGGAGAACAAACAATTGCCCCCATTCTTGAGCCTTGCCACACAAATGCTCTGGGGCTTCCCCTCGCCTGGCCGGTCGGGTTCCTTGACGTCCTATCCCAGAAGCCCCTAAGGGTGAAAATTTGGCTCAGCATCGTTCCCATGGCCTACTGGCCCCCAGCATAAGCTCTAGGGCAGTGTGGATCCGCTGAAAACTTGCTGACCGATttatcctcctcccctcctccttaatgctctctttttttccctccacctCCTGGGTCTGGATTCCTGGCCCAGCTGTTGCCCTGACCTTTCTGGGGCTGTTTATTTAGGATGTATTTAATGAGCTTCTGTATTGCTTCCCTGACAATTGTATCctgaaattatttataataaaatgcaGCTTCACAGGCAGCTTTCTTACCTCGCTCCTGATTGCAGGAGTAGGATAGTTCACGATGGGGAAAGGATCAATAGAAAACAATTTGCCTTTCGCTTTCTCCCCATAAATGTGGGGTTTTCTGAAAAACGGTTACTAAAACACCACCCAGGTCTGTGCGTTTTGGTTTTCAGGTAAGGTGTAGGTGGCCCTCAGCTTTCCCTGATGCACATTTAATGTTAAGCTTTCTGAAAGAAGGATCCCCTTGGCGTATGGAGAGAAGGTCAGAGGGAGGACTATGCGCAGGGTCAAGCCTCTCAGTTGGCTCCTGGCCCCAGAAGGTGGCCTTCTGGCCAAATATCAGTGGGTGCTGTGCTTTTTGGTGGTCCTGATCTCTCTCTGCTGGCTGGATCAAGAGCCGTCTGTTCCTCTCCTGGCTCTTGGGCTGCTGCTTTTCGCGGGGAGTCCCTGTTATTTTTCGCTGGCTTGCTTCCGGTTTGTTCCAAGCCTGGTGTCAGTACTTTGAATTTTCAGACATCAGAAGTCCATTTTCTGCAAACCTTGTCACACCATCTGTGGATCCTCAAGTTTGGAGCAGGGTTCGCTGGCCAAGGTGTTTGCAAAGAGCCTGCTTGCATCTTTCAAGGGCGTTTCTTCACAGTCACATCCCTGGCCATCTTCCAGACATCCTCCGACATCCCAGAACATGACCCTGGCAGTTAGTCGTCTGAGGCAGGATTACAGCCTATTGGGCAGGACGTTTGCTGATAAGCCAAGGAGGGGGGTTAGTTAGACAAGGATGGCTACGACCATCCTTCCCCTGATGGTGCCCACCCTTAAGATACAACAGCCCCTTTGGGAGGGGCTGTGGTCCTTCCTCCGCTGCGTCCGAATTCGTGGGCTCACAAGAAGCTCTGTGTCATTGGGGAAATGAAGAAGCTGAGGACTCTTTCCTGACCCCTTGTGAGATCCCAGTTGCTGTCTGATGTTTCCAGTTGCCGAGGAAGCCCCAGTTTTTGGATCCGGGGAGGCTTTGCCTGTCAGCGAGGGCGGATGGGCCTGCTTTCAGCGTTCATCCTTTGGAACTAGAAAGGAGGGAGTTCCGCCAGGGGGGCCAAGtcgagagccccccccccccactggcgcTCTCCGCAGCTTGTGCCGAAGAGATGGGGGGGCTGGCGGGGGTTTCCCCAGAGGAGCGCCTTTGCCCTTACTGCCCTGCTTTTCCTTTCCTCGCAGGTCCTGAACATCAGAAAGACTTTAAAGGCCAccgcatcctcctcctcctccacccagGAGATGGAGCAGCAGCTGGTCGAGCGGGAGTGTCCTCACACAGAGCAGAGGCCGCCCACCAAGAAGTTGTCCAAGGTCAAAGGGCTGGCCTCCAGTCGCCACTAGTGCCCGGAGCTGCAGGGGCAGGGATGCTGCCCAGGGCCCCAGGACTCGAGGGAGGGGCCGGAGCTCCCCTGCCCGCCCGCCCACCCCAGAGCCCCCCACCCCAGAGCCGCCTCCCGCCGGCTTCGGGGCCAGCTGGGTTTTGCGGCCAGCGGCCCCAGCCCAGCCGGCTCCAGACCTCGGCCTCCACCTGGGGAAGCTGCCCGCCTCCTCCACCGCAGAGCTTTTCGTGAGGACTTGTGGGTCCCCGTATCTTGCCGGGGTGGGGGAAGGTGCCGGATAAGGAGGGGGCAACCTTCGTGGTCGTTCCCAAGAGTGGCCATGTTCCTTGGCAGCAGCGCACTCCCCCTGGTGGCACAACGTGGC belongs to Candoia aspera isolate rCanAsp1 chromosome 6, rCanAsp1.hap2, whole genome shotgun sequence and includes:
- the COPS7B gene encoding COP9 signalosome complex subunit 7b isoform X1 is translated as MAGEQKPACNLLEQFILLARGTSGSALIALINQVLEAPGVYVFGELLELTNVQEIAEGPNAAYFQLLNLFAYGTYPDYVANQNNLPALTGPQKNKLKHLTIVSLASRMKCIPYSVLLKDLDMRNLRELEDLIIEAVYTDIIQGKLDQRNQVLEVDFCIGRDIQRKDISNIIKTLNEWCDGCEAVLLGIEQQVLRANQYKENHNRTQQQVETEVLNIRKTLKATASSSSSTQEMEQQLVERECPHTEQRPPTKKLSKVKGLASSRH
- the COPS7B gene encoding COP9 signalosome complex subunit 7b isoform X2 → MRLPSQLMKRLQANHQAQGAPGTPKIAEGPNAAYFQLLNLFAYGTYPDYVANQNNLPALTGPQKNKLKHLTIVSLASRMKCIPYSVLLKDLDMRNLRELEDLIIEAVYTDIIQGKLDQRNQVLEVDFCIGRDIQRKDISNIIKTLNEWCDGCEAVLLGIEQQVLRANQYKENHNRTQQQVETEVLNIRKTLKATASSSSSTQEMEQQLVERECPHTEQRPPTKKLSKVKGLASSRH